A single Pseudoxanthomonas sp. DNA region contains:
- a CDS encoding FAD-dependent oxidoreductase, with translation MDLKSGYPFWAVSNGLMQAFPQLDADHRCDVAVLGGGITGALIADELAQHGFDVVVLEQRDIGWGSTAASTALLQYEIDTHLVDLAKRHGEDDAALAYRACADAIDRLHEVASAWRDVGFARNRSLYYASRRRDVASLEEECAARQKHGLEVELLSSDRVREDYGFDAPAALLSRQAARVDPYRLTYRLLQRLQKQGASVFDRTRVEEIAPTTRGVTLRTDTGLTVRAGHLVVAAGYASQHWLKQSVARNRSSYAVISDPLPDAALGFLGDTLLWETARPYLYARTTSDRRLLLGGEDDSVDIPAKRDARVEKKARTLLKRLKDLFPELAFTPAFSWAGTFAETEDGLPFFGPHRQWGPRVHFAMAYGGNGITYSMLGAGLLRALIERRKHALWPLFSFERLER, from the coding sequence ATGGATCTGAAAAGCGGCTATCCCTTCTGGGCCGTCAGCAACGGGCTGATGCAGGCGTTTCCGCAACTGGACGCCGACCATCGCTGCGACGTGGCGGTCCTCGGTGGCGGCATCACGGGTGCGCTGATCGCCGATGAGCTGGCGCAGCATGGCTTCGACGTGGTGGTGCTGGAGCAGCGCGACATCGGCTGGGGCAGCACGGCGGCCAGCACGGCGCTGCTGCAGTACGAGATCGACACCCACCTGGTCGACCTGGCCAAGCGCCACGGCGAAGACGATGCCGCGCTGGCCTATCGCGCCTGCGCAGACGCCATCGACCGGTTGCACGAGGTGGCCTCGGCCTGGCGCGATGTCGGCTTCGCCCGCAACCGCAGCCTGTACTACGCCAGCCGGCGCCGCGATGTCGCCAGCCTGGAAGAAGAGTGCGCGGCCAGGCAGAAACACGGCCTGGAGGTGGAACTGCTGTCGTCCGACCGCGTGCGCGAGGATTACGGCTTCGATGCGCCTGCCGCCCTGCTCAGCCGGCAGGCCGCGCGCGTGGACCCGTATCGTCTGACCTATCGCCTGCTGCAGCGCCTTCAGAAGCAGGGCGCCTCGGTCTTCGACAGGACCCGCGTGGAGGAGATCGCGCCCACCACGCGCGGCGTGACGCTGCGAACCGATACCGGGCTGACCGTGCGCGCCGGGCATCTGGTGGTCGCGGCGGGCTACGCGAGCCAGCACTGGCTGAAGCAATCGGTGGCGCGCAATCGCAGCAGCTATGCGGTGATCAGCGACCCGCTGCCGGACGCGGCGCTGGGCTTTCTCGGCGATACCCTGCTGTGGGAAACCGCCCGCCCCTACCTGTACGCGCGCACCACCTCCGACCGCCGTCTGCTGTTGGGGGGAGAAGACGATTCCGTCGACATTCCGGCCAAGCGCGACGCGCGCGTGGAGAAGAAGGCGCGCACGCTGCTGAAGCGGCTGAAGGACCTGTTTCCCGAACTCGCGTTCACCCCGGCATTCTCCTGGGCCGGCACCTTCGCCGAAACCGAGGACGGCCTGCCGTTCTTCGGTCCGCACCGACAGTGGGGGCCGCGCGTGCACTTCGCCATGGCATACGGCGGCAACGGCATCACCTACAGCATGCTCGGTGCCGGGCTGCTGCGCGCGCTGATCGAGCGGCGCAAGCACGCCCTGTGGCCGTTGTTCTCGTTCGAGCGGCTGGAACGCTGA
- a CDS encoding class III poly(R)-hydroxyalkanoic acid synthase subunit PhaC — MNGPLNFSPEALAQEATTLTQKLSAGLHTLPEVEDVHYGATRKQEVWRDGKVVLYRFIGEKAPTAKIPLLIVYALVNRPYMVDLQHDRSLVKGLLAQGEDVYVIDWGYPDRSDRFLELDDYINRFIDGAVDHLRDSSGRDAINVLGICQGGAFSLCYASLHPEKVKNLITMVTPVDFHTPDNMLSHWTRELDVDLFVDALGNVPADMMNACYLMLKPFRLNLQKYVGLVDILDDKRAIEDFLRMEKWIFDSPDLAGEAFRQFIKQFYQRNGFIKGGIEIGGDAVDLGFVDMPVLNIYAEQDHLVPPDASRALKDVVGTADYTELSFKGGHIGIYVSSRAQREVPTAIHHWLGQRAR, encoded by the coding sequence ATGAACGGACCGCTCAACTTCAGCCCCGAAGCCTTGGCGCAGGAAGCCACCACGCTGACGCAGAAGCTGTCGGCCGGGCTGCATACGCTGCCGGAGGTGGAGGACGTCCACTACGGCGCCACCCGGAAGCAGGAGGTCTGGCGCGACGGCAAGGTCGTGCTGTACCGGTTCATCGGCGAGAAGGCGCCGACGGCGAAGATTCCGCTGCTGATCGTCTACGCGCTGGTCAACCGCCCGTACATGGTGGACCTGCAGCACGATCGCTCGCTGGTGAAGGGCCTGCTGGCGCAGGGCGAGGACGTCTATGTCATCGACTGGGGTTATCCCGACCGCTCGGACCGCTTCCTCGAACTCGACGACTACATCAACCGCTTCATCGACGGTGCCGTCGACCATCTGCGCGACAGCAGCGGCCGCGATGCCATCAACGTCCTCGGGATCTGCCAGGGCGGTGCGTTCTCGCTGTGCTATGCCTCGCTGCACCCGGAGAAGGTCAAGAACCTGATCACCATGGTCACGCCGGTGGATTTCCACACGCCGGACAACATGCTCTCGCACTGGACGCGCGAACTGGACGTGGACCTGTTCGTCGATGCGCTGGGCAACGTGCCGGCCGACATGATGAACGCCTGTTACCTGATGCTGAAGCCGTTCCGGCTGAACCTGCAGAAGTACGTGGGACTCGTGGACATCCTCGACGACAAACGGGCGATCGAGGATTTCCTGCGCATGGAGAAATGGATCTTCGACTCGCCGGACCTGGCGGGCGAAGCCTTCCGTCAGTTCATCAAGCAGTTCTACCAGCGCAACGGCTTCATCAAGGGCGGCATCGAGATCGGCGGCGACGCGGTGGACCTGGGCTTCGTCGACATGCCGGTGCTGAATATCTACGCCGAGCAGGACCACCTGGTGCCGCCGGATGCCTCGCGCGCGCTGAAGGACGTGGTGGGCACCGCCGACTACACCGAGCTGAGCTTCAAGGGCGGCCATATCGGCATCTACGTGTCCAGCCGGGCCCAGCGCGAAGTGCCGACGGCGATCCACCACTGGCTGGGGCAGCGTGCAAGATAA
- a CDS encoding DUF3034 family protein: MIPALRALPLACALAALLPALPALAGQGRLLATGGATQIEGAAGGGIVPWAVLSGYGTDTQHGGAAFYTRVDTGDYALDAYGASYTFANRVELSFARQSFDLGELQRRLALPWDALEQDIYGVKVRLAGDLVYNHLPQISVGVQHKRLRDGALPLAVGARQDHGTDASVSASKLFLDAAGGYQLLLNATLRSTSANQTGLLGFGGDRRADRQWVWEGSAAVLLDPRLAVGVEYRQKPDNLGFVREDDWRDVFIAWFPNKRVAVVGAWADLGSIATLDDQRGAYVSVQWSF; this comes from the coding sequence ATGATCCCTGCCCTGCGCGCCCTGCCGCTGGCCTGTGCGCTGGCCGCACTGCTCCCGGCGTTGCCCGCCCTCGCCGGCCAGGGACGTCTGCTGGCCACCGGCGGCGCCACCCAGATCGAAGGCGCGGCCGGCGGCGGCATCGTGCCGTGGGCGGTGCTGTCCGGTTACGGCACCGACACGCAGCACGGCGGTGCCGCTTTCTACACGCGCGTGGATACCGGCGACTACGCGCTGGATGCGTACGGCGCCTCGTACACGTTCGCCAACCGGGTGGAACTGTCGTTCGCGCGGCAGTCGTTCGACCTGGGCGAACTGCAGCGCCGGCTCGCGCTGCCCTGGGATGCGCTGGAACAGGACATCTACGGCGTGAAGGTGCGACTGGCCGGCGACCTGGTCTACAACCACCTGCCGCAGATCAGCGTGGGCGTGCAGCACAAGCGCCTGCGCGACGGCGCGCTGCCGCTGGCGGTGGGTGCGCGCCAGGACCACGGTACCGACGCCTCCGTCAGCGCCAGCAAGTTGTTCCTCGATGCGGCCGGCGGCTACCAACTGCTGCTCAACGCCACGCTGCGCTCGACCAGCGCCAACCAGACGGGACTGCTCGGCTTCGGCGGCGATCGCCGCGCGGACCGCCAATGGGTGTGGGAAGGATCGGCGGCGGTGCTGCTGGATCCGCGCCTGGCGGTCGGCGTGGAGTACCGGCAGAAGCCCGACAACCTGGGTTTCGTCCGCGAGGACGACTGGCGCGACGTGTTCATCGCCTGGTTCCCCAACAAGCGCGTCGCCGTGGTCGGCGCGTGGGCGGACCTGGGCAGCATCGCCACGCTGGACGACCAGCGCGGCGCGTACGTCTCCGTGCAGTGGAGCTTCTGA
- a CDS encoding nuclear transport factor 2 family protein: protein MSIARSRVARAAMSGLMGSMLLFGAVDSAAAAGRTPEQLTQTIDALDTALFETFNTCADPAQLAKHASYFDPAVEFYHDTGGVTWTRDEMIGRTRQYACGQYRRERVPGTLAVFPIQGFGAIAQGRHRFCAMTETTCAGEADFVMIWRERDGQWQVTRVLSYGHRAAP from the coding sequence ATGAGCATCGCGCGTTCTCGCGTCGCACGGGCGGCGATGTCGGGACTGATGGGCAGCATGCTGCTGTTCGGCGCGGTGGACTCCGCGGCTGCAGCCGGGCGCACGCCGGAGCAGCTCACACAGACGATCGACGCGCTGGACACGGCGCTGTTCGAGACCTTCAACACCTGCGCCGATCCCGCGCAGCTGGCGAAGCACGCCAGTTACTTCGACCCGGCGGTGGAGTTCTACCACGACACCGGCGGCGTCACCTGGACCCGCGACGAGATGATCGGCCGCACGCGCCAGTACGCCTGCGGCCAGTACCGGCGCGAACGCGTGCCGGGCACGCTGGCGGTGTTCCCGATCCAGGGGTTCGGCGCCATCGCCCAGGGCAGACACCGCTTCTGCGCGATGACGGAAACCACCTGTGCGGGCGAGGCGGACTTCGTGATGATCTGGCGCGAGCGCGACGGCCAGTGGCAGGTCACGCGCGTGCTGAGCTACGGGCACCGCGCGGCGCCCTGA
- a CDS encoding HD-GYP domain-containing protein: protein MLKTLDVAELRPGMHVQKLLGPWMQHPFWRTSFVVDEERLAQLQDSGVEQVVVDLSRGGWDPEPQAPVVAFDAADVDAAMPSEADAAADRRRILVPDGPADFTSELARARRICSEARDAVEAMFREVRMGRGIETGHVLPLIEDITGSVDRHPTALVSVARLKDADSYTYLHSVAVSALMVMLGREIGLSGPDLHEAALGGLLHDMGKAAMPLHVLNKPGKLTDEEFDVIRQHPVHGERLLREGGVTQAGVLHITRHHHERMDGTGYPNRLSGDALPVLTRMGAICDVYDAVTSNRPYKNGWDPGESLRRMASWQGHFDTTLLKAFVRSLGIYPVGTLVRLSSERLAVVVEQNPATLLAPRVRVFYSAKSRTHLLLADIDLAATDGRERIVGIESPEKWGFRELEKLWLP, encoded by the coding sequence ATGCTGAAAACTCTCGACGTTGCAGAGCTCCGGCCGGGCATGCACGTGCAGAAACTGCTCGGCCCCTGGATGCAGCATCCCTTCTGGCGGACGTCGTTCGTGGTGGACGAGGAGCGGCTGGCGCAGCTGCAGGACAGCGGCGTGGAACAGGTGGTCGTGGACCTGTCGCGTGGGGGCTGGGACCCGGAACCGCAGGCGCCCGTGGTCGCCTTCGACGCGGCCGATGTCGATGCCGCCATGCCCAGCGAAGCCGATGCCGCCGCGGATCGTCGTCGCATCCTGGTGCCCGACGGCCCCGCCGATTTCACCTCCGAACTCGCCCGTGCCCGGCGCATCTGCAGCGAGGCCCGCGACGCGGTGGAGGCGATGTTCCGCGAAGTGCGCATGGGCCGGGGCATCGAGACGGGCCATGTGCTGCCGCTGATCGAGGACATCACCGGCTCGGTCGACCGCCATCCCACCGCGCTGGTCAGCGTGGCACGGCTGAAGGACGCCGACAGCTACACCTACCTGCACTCGGTCGCGGTCAGCGCGCTGATGGTGATGCTGGGGCGCGAGATCGGCCTGTCCGGGCCCGACCTGCACGAGGCCGCGCTCGGCGGCCTGCTGCACGACATGGGCAAGGCCGCCATGCCGCTGCACGTGCTCAACAAGCCCGGCAAGCTGACCGACGAGGAATTCGACGTGATCCGCCAGCACCCCGTGCACGGCGAACGCCTGCTGCGTGAAGGCGGCGTCACCCAGGCAGGCGTGCTGCACATCACCCGCCATCATCACGAGCGCATGGACGGCACCGGCTACCCCAACCGGTTGTCCGGCGATGCGCTGCCCGTGCTCACCCGCATGGGCGCCATCTGCGATGTCTACGACGCCGTCACCTCCAACCGTCCCTACAAGAACGGCTGGGATCCGGGCGAATCGCTGCGTCGCATGGCCAGCTGGCAGGGCCACTTCGACACCACGCTGTTGAAAGCCTTCGTGCGCAGCCTCGGCATCTACCCGGTGGGCACGCTGGTACGACTGTCCAGCGAGCGGCTGGCGGTGGTGGTGGAACAGAACCCCGCCACGTTGCTGGCACCGCGCGTACGCGTGTTCTATTCGGCCAAATCGCGCACGCACCTGCTGCTGGCCGACATCGACCTGGCCGCCACCGACGGCCGCGAGCGCATCGTCGGCATCGAGTCGCCCGAGAAATGGGGCTTCCGCGAGCTGGAGAAGCTCTGGCTGCCCTGA
- a CDS encoding PspC domain-containing protein: MNNTTSKPFARSLNDRMIAGVMGGIAHRYGWSSTLLRVLFVIVSIASAAFPGMLVYLILWLLMPNEQD, translated from the coding sequence ATGAACAACACGACCTCCAAACCCTTCGCCCGCTCGCTGAACGACCGCATGATCGCCGGCGTGATGGGCGGCATCGCGCATCGCTACGGCTGGAGTTCCACACTGCTGCGCGTCCTGTTCGTGATCGTGTCGATCGCGTCGGCGGCATTCCCGGGGATGCTGGTCTACCTGATCCTCTGGCTGTTGATGCCCAACGAACAGGATTGA
- a CDS encoding TetR/AcrR family transcriptional regulator, which produces MSIPSDYLENVFNDSTHSTLPLRQRPQVDLCRRGEIRAEKFLDAATEVFAEKGYQHARLSEIVARAGGSLATLYRIFGDKEGLACAILERRMDLHIHVLSDLNLTELSPEQALRRVAIRMAQLMAGRDSQVVYRIVIGEGQSFPALRDWFFDHVVASIRQTLEDYFEQQVAAGRLQLPSPKAAAAQFYMSLFGDQVVRLAAGSTHMPDVDTLEAQALAAVDLFLRGALPR; this is translated from the coding sequence GTGAGCATTCCGTCCGATTATCTGGAAAACGTTTTCAACGACAGCACCCACAGCACCCTGCCGCTGCGCCAGCGGCCCCAGGTGGACCTCTGCCGCCGGGGCGAGATCCGGGCGGAGAAGTTCCTGGATGCGGCCACCGAGGTCTTCGCGGAGAAGGGCTACCAGCATGCGCGCCTGAGCGAGATCGTGGCGCGCGCCGGCGGCTCGCTGGCCACGCTGTACCGCATCTTCGGCGACAAGGAAGGCCTGGCCTGCGCCATCCTCGAGCGGCGCATGGACCTGCACATCCACGTGCTCAGCGACCTCAACCTGACCGAACTGTCGCCCGAACAGGCATTGCGCCGCGTGGCGATCCGCATGGCGCAGCTGATGGCCGGTCGCGACTCGCAGGTGGTGTACCGCATCGTGATCGGCGAAGGACAATCGTTCCCGGCCTTGCGCGACTGGTTCTTCGACCACGTGGTGGCGTCGATCCGGCAGACGCTGGAGGACTATTTCGAGCAGCAGGTCGCCGCGGGCCGCCTGCAACTGCCCTCGCCCAAGGCGGCTGCGGCCCAGTTCTACATGAGCCTGTTCGGCGACCAGGTGGTGCGCCTGGCGGCCGGCAGCACCCACATGCCGGATGTCGACACGCTGGAAGCCCAGGCGCTGGCGGCGGTGGACCTGTTCCTGCGGGGCGCACTGCCGCGCTGA
- a CDS encoding DUF5329 domain-containing protein: protein MLSRLTFATCLIAFSGLVSAAPSQTAKREIQGLMDALSASSCEFQRNGTWHGREEARRHLQRKYEYLLKRDLADTAELFIERAASKSSLSGRAYQVRCPGQPVQPAAAWFKARLEALRGSGAPVR, encoded by the coding sequence ATGCTGTCACGCCTCACCTTCGCCACCTGCCTGATCGCTTTTTCCGGGCTCGTGTCGGCCGCGCCGTCGCAGACCGCCAAGCGCGAAATCCAGGGCCTGATGGACGCGCTGTCCGCCTCGTCATGCGAGTTCCAGCGCAACGGCACGTGGCATGGACGCGAGGAAGCGCGCAGGCATCTTCAGCGCAAGTACGAGTACCTGCTCAAGCGCGATCTGGCCGACACCGCCGAGTTGTTCATCGAACGCGCCGCCAGCAAGAGCAGCCTCAGCGGGCGTGCCTATCAGGTGCGGTGTCCCGGCCAGCCCGTGCAGCCGGCGGCCGCCTGGTTCAAGGCCAGGCTGGAAGCGCTGCGCGGTTCAGGTGCGCCGGTCCGCTGA
- a CDS encoding putative bifunctional diguanylate cyclase/phosphodiesterase — protein sequence MKPRRFQTRVIAMMIAVVAAAQLATFAVVTVATQRAVSSRLEQELSVGHRVWEQFQQSRSEQLLASASVLADDFGFRAAVASGDAPTLRSALGNHGTRIGADLAWLLDRDGRWQASADGMAAPATDVLAGLTRQAAQEGVALQTVVVENALYLVVMLPVLAPERVGWLAVGRRYDDALAQQYRSLTGLEAAFVTTGGTGTRVHAATLPAEQRAMLATAWTPGGAQVRELAVGGDHYLSDSHPLTRGDDARLVLLDSYDRALAPYRTLRSRILLLSGLATLLAVGVAVALGRGISRPVSRLAQAAQRIQAGDYSQAPASGGSREIVELAGALGRMQADIAAREARILHQAHHDGLTGLPNRRHAYDRLQAAIDAGGEVAVLVMDVNRFKEINDTLGHAFGDQVLREVARRLRGALDDTQLVARLGGDEFMVMLPGLPCEAARTRAQALWHALKQPLDLSSTRVGVEGSFGLACHPQHGDDPDTLLRRADIALYDAKAAHGGVAVYQPGRDESHLRQLQLMTDLRQAIAGGQLALKFQPKLDAASAHVQHVEALVRWHHPVLGPVAPDEFIPLAERSGFIHELTRFVLDQAMACNAAWRAGGLDLGLAVNLSAMDLLDADLPDYIEQKLAAHGVPAARMILEVTESALMQDIEYALRMLHRLKACGVRLAIDDFGTGYSSLAQLKRMPVDELKIDKSFVMQLEEGSDDAVIVRSTIELGHNMGLSVIAEGVENDRALALLRHYRCDMVQGYLFSAPLGSADLLDWCRRREAAVPAGDLTLETDA from the coding sequence TTGAAGCCCCGCCGTTTCCAGACGCGCGTGATCGCGATGATGATCGCGGTGGTGGCGGCCGCGCAGCTGGCCACGTTCGCGGTGGTGACGGTGGCCACCCAGCGCGCGGTGTCGTCGCGGCTGGAGCAGGAACTGAGCGTGGGCCACCGCGTGTGGGAGCAGTTCCAGCAAAGCCGCTCCGAACAACTGCTCGCCTCGGCCTCGGTGCTGGCGGACGACTTCGGCTTCCGTGCGGCGGTGGCCAGCGGCGACGCGCCGACGCTGCGCTCGGCGCTGGGCAACCACGGCACCCGCATCGGCGCCGACCTGGCCTGGCTGCTGGACCGCGATGGCCGGTGGCAGGCCAGCGCCGACGGCATGGCGGCGCCGGCGACGGACGTGCTGGCGGGCCTCACGCGACAGGCGGCGCAGGAAGGCGTGGCCCTGCAGACGGTGGTGGTGGAGAACGCGCTGTACCTGGTGGTGATGCTGCCGGTGCTGGCGCCGGAGCGCGTGGGCTGGCTGGCGGTCGGCCGCCGCTACGACGATGCGTTGGCGCAGCAGTACCGCAGCCTCACCGGCCTGGAAGCCGCCTTCGTCACCACCGGCGGCACCGGCACGCGCGTGCATGCCGCCACCCTGCCTGCCGAGCAGCGCGCGATGCTGGCCACGGCGTGGACGCCGGGCGGTGCCCAGGTGCGCGAGCTGGCGGTGGGCGGCGACCACTACCTGTCCGATTCGCATCCGCTGACCCGCGGCGACGACGCGCGGCTGGTGTTGCTGGATTCGTACGACCGCGCGCTGGCGCCGTACCGCACGCTGCGTTCGCGCATCCTGCTGCTGTCCGGGCTGGCGACGCTGCTGGCCGTGGGCGTGGCCGTGGCGCTGGGGCGCGGCATCAGCCGGCCGGTGTCGCGGCTGGCGCAGGCGGCGCAGCGCATCCAGGCCGGCGATTATTCGCAGGCACCGGCCTCCGGTGGCAGCCGCGAGATCGTCGAACTGGCCGGCGCACTCGGGCGCATGCAGGCCGACATCGCCGCGCGCGAGGCGCGCATCCTGCACCAGGCGCACCATGATGGACTGACCGGGCTGCCCAACCGCCGCCATGCCTACGACCGCCTGCAGGCGGCGATCGATGCCGGCGGCGAGGTGGCCGTGCTGGTCATGGACGTGAACCGCTTCAAGGAGATCAACGACACCCTGGGCCACGCGTTCGGCGACCAGGTGCTGCGCGAAGTCGCCCGGCGCCTGCGCGGGGCACTCGACGACACGCAACTGGTGGCGCGCCTGGGCGGCGACGAATTCATGGTGATGCTGCCTGGCCTGCCGTGCGAGGCGGCCCGCACGCGGGCGCAGGCGCTGTGGCATGCATTGAAGCAGCCGCTGGACCTGTCCAGCACCCGGGTGGGAGTGGAAGGCAGCTTCGGCCTGGCCTGCCATCCGCAGCATGGCGACGATCCGGACACGCTGCTGCGCCGCGCCGACATTGCGCTGTACGACGCCAAGGCCGCGCATGGCGGGGTGGCGGTGTACCAGCCGGGACGCGACGAATCGCACCTGCGGCAACTGCAACTGATGACGGACCTGCGGCAGGCGATCGCGGGTGGACAACTGGCGCTGAAGTTCCAGCCCAAGCTGGATGCGGCCAGCGCGCACGTGCAGCACGTGGAAGCGCTGGTGCGCTGGCACCATCCCGTGCTCGGTCCGGTGGCGCCGGATGAGTTCATTCCCCTGGCCGAACGGTCGGGCTTCATCCACGAGCTGACGCGCTTCGTGCTGGACCAGGCCATGGCGTGCAACGCCGCGTGGCGCGCTGGCGGCCTGGACCTGGGGCTGGCGGTCAACCTGTCGGCGATGGACCTGCTGGACGCGGACCTGCCGGACTACATCGAACAGAAACTGGCGGCGCACGGCGTGCCGGCGGCGCGGATGATCCTGGAAGTTACCGAAAGCGCGCTGATGCAGGACATCGAATACGCGCTGCGCATGCTGCACCGGCTGAAGGCGTGTGGCGTGCGGCTGGCGATCGACGACTTCGGCACCGGCTATTCCTCGCTGGCGCAGCTCAAGCGCATGCCGGTCGACGAACTGAAGATCGACAAGAGCTTCGTCATGCAGCTGGAAGAAGGCAGCGACGATGCGGTGATCGTGCGTTCCACCATCGAACTGGGCCACAACATGGGCCTGTCGGTGATCGCCGAGGGCGTGGAGAACGACCGCGCGCTGGCCCTGCTGCGCCACTACCGCTGCGACATGGTGCAGGGCTACCTGTTCAGTGCGCCACTGGGCAGCGCCGACCTGCTGGACTGGTGCCGCCGTCGCGAAGCCGCGGTGCCCGCCGGCGACCTGACGCTGGAAACCGACGCATGA
- a CDS encoding nuclear transport factor 2 family protein: MSLLSLVMAATAATSPAPMADAATLAAIEATCLDYVDGQLEGDPARVARALHPDLAKRAVTGDTPDERLGLRRMSKEELVSLTRQGVLKTPKDQWNRSCRILDVTAETAAVRLETPWFVDHFHMGRYGDRWIIVNALWHMKPR; this comes from the coding sequence ATGTCCCTGCTGTCCCTGGTCATGGCCGCCACCGCGGCCACCTCACCCGCGCCCATGGCGGATGCCGCGACGCTCGCCGCCATCGAAGCCACCTGCCTCGACTACGTCGACGGCCAGCTGGAAGGCGATCCCGCACGCGTGGCGCGCGCGCTGCATCCGGACCTCGCCAAGCGCGCGGTGACCGGCGATACGCCCGACGAACGCCTCGGCCTGCGCCGCATGTCGAAAGAGGAACTCGTTTCGCTGACGCGCCAGGGCGTGCTGAAGACGCCGAAGGACCAGTGGAACCGCAGCTGCCGCATTCTCGACGTCACCGCCGAGACCGCCGCCGTGCGACTGGAAACCCCGTGGTTCGTCGACCACTTCCACATGGGCCGCTACGGCGACCGCTGGATCATCGTCAATGCGCTGTGGCACATGAAGCCGCGTTGA
- a CDS encoding group 1 truncated hemoglobin, with translation MTILRSATALLLAGLLAVAGCASTPPRDDTLYRELGQRSGIEALVETLLFRVSDDPRIAHHFADVDIIHLNDRLVEFLCVQSGGSCTYAGKPMAEAHKHVTVSEADFNALVEDLMWAMDERKLPRTTQNRLLRVLATMQRDVVRRGPPPAEAPLLPPQP, from the coding sequence ATGACGATCCTGCGCAGCGCCACCGCACTGCTGCTGGCCGGCCTGCTGGCGGTGGCCGGCTGTGCATCCACGCCGCCGCGCGACGACACGCTGTACCGCGAACTGGGACAGCGCAGCGGCATCGAGGCGCTGGTGGAGACGTTGCTGTTCCGCGTGTCCGACGATCCGCGCATCGCCCACCACTTCGCCGACGTCGACATCATCCACCTCAACGACCGGCTGGTGGAATTCCTGTGCGTGCAGTCCGGCGGCTCCTGCACCTACGCCGGCAAGCCGATGGCCGAGGCGCACAAGCACGTGACCGTGAGCGAGGCCGACTTCAATGCGCTGGTCGAGGATCTGATGTGGGCGATGGACGAGCGCAAGCTGCCACGCACCACCCAGAACCGCCTGCTGCGCGTGCTGGCGACGATGCAGCGCGACGTGGTGCGGCGCGGACCGCCGCCGGCCGAGGCACCGCTATTGCCGCCGCAGCCCTGA